Proteins from a single region of Thermodesulfobacteriota bacterium:
- a CDS encoding c-type cytochrome, with product MGQVLCSVFYRPVLILSVFVFSASLSWAQDKSQVDAGRKIFIEKRCYTCHTVNAEAKLIEKEKEEFAKAKGVEVKPKEEDEDGEEDQKTGGDLSAVGKMRSAEWIEKFVQDPKPYFQDNPECAKKAKKKYRKRFKGTSEELTSLVAFLSSLKYEEQQDKDFKSCLKEE from the coding sequence ATGGGACAAGTTTTATGCTCCGTTTTCTATAGACCCGTTCTCATACTGAGTGTTTTCGTTTTCTCAGCCAGCCTGAGCTGGGCGCAAGATAAAAGCCAGGTTGACGCCGGGCGCAAGATCTTCATCGAGAAGAGGTGCTATACATGCCATACGGTAAACGCCGAGGCAAAGTTGATCGAGAAGGAGAAAGAGGAGTTTGCCAAGGCCAAGGGGGTAGAGGTCAAACCGAAGGAAGAGGACGAGGACGGTGAGGAAGACCAAAAGACCGGCGGCGACCTCTCCGCAGTGGGTAAGATGAGGAGTGCAGAGTGGATAGAGAAATTTGTCCAGGATCCCAAGCCCTATTTTCAGGACAACCCGGAATGTGCCAAGAAAGCGAAGAAAAAATACAGAAAGAGGTTCAAAGGAACGAGCGAAGAACTCACTTCACTGGTTGCATTCCTGTCGAGCCTTAAATATGAAGAGCAGCAGGATAAGGATTTCAAGTCCTGCCTGAAAGAGGAATAG
- a CDS encoding NapC/NirT family cytochrome c has translation MHGMELGLIKSVIVALSVATIILVVYSVFIRKKNFIEDTNSKWLLFIGFFLLSPLVYFLNYGKALEQSKTVDFCNSCHVMNGYIEDLKNPDSEHIAALHYHYRWISDNQCYQCHSEYGLFGTFKAKMSGIGHIMSYYVVGYETPLKLKGTYNNQICLHCHGPVKEYQEVSEHEEYEQDIELNKQSCFGAECHVSPHPEDAWKGINNGE, from the coding sequence ATGCACGGTATGGAGTTAGGCTTAATAAAATCGGTTATAGTGGCGCTATCCGTTGCGACCATAATCCTGGTTGTCTATTCCGTTTTTATCAGGAAGAAGAATTTCATAGAGGATACCAATTCTAAGTGGCTTCTTTTTATCGGGTTTTTTCTTCTTTCTCCTCTGGTTTACTTCCTGAATTATGGTAAAGCGCTCGAGCAGTCAAAGACGGTTGATTTCTGCAACTCCTGCCACGTAATGAATGGATATATTGAGGACCTTAAAAACCCGGACAGCGAGCATATAGCCGCCCTTCATTACCATTACCGGTGGATATCGGATAATCAGTGCTATCAATGCCACAGCGAGTATGGGCTTTTTGGGACCTTTAAAGCAAAGATGTCCGGGATCGGGCATATAATGTCTTACTACGTGGTGGGTTATGAAACTCCACTCAAATTAAAAGGGACCTACAACAACCAGATTTGTCTTCACTGCCACGGCCCGGTGAAGGAGTATCAAGAAGTTTCAGAACATGAAGAATACGAGCAAGATATAGAGCTGAATAAGCAGTCCTGTTTCGGCGCGGAATGTCACGTATCACCGCACCCAGAGGATGCTTGGAAGGGTATTAATAATGGAGAATAA
- the ccsA gene encoding cytochrome c biogenesis protein CcsA, whose protein sequence is MIKILLGLTFVSMIASLYAVFIYAPTEAVMGHIQRIFYFHMGTVWVATVAFIIVFIASIQYLRKETRFWDILAFTSAEIGVLFITLTIITGSIWAKPVWGTWWTWDPQLTTTFILWMLYIVYLILRSAAGNDLKKARYAAVFGIIAFLDLPLVYASARLMRGISPVVFGGRGGGIAPEMMVALLITLFAFTLLFIFILIERINLEKMKDDIARIKLEEAA, encoded by the coding sequence ATGATAAAAATTCTTCTGGGTTTAACCTTTGTTTCTATGATAGCGTCTCTTTATGCGGTGTTTATCTACGCCCCGACCGAGGCGGTTATGGGGCATATTCAGAGGATCTTCTATTTTCATATGGGCACGGTGTGGGTGGCCACGGTCGCATTTATCATTGTGTTCATAGCCAGTATTCAGTACCTGAGAAAGGAGACCCGTTTCTGGGACATCCTAGCCTTTACCTCTGCAGAGATCGGCGTTCTGTTTATCACCCTCACTATCATAACCGGGAGCATCTGGGCAAAGCCGGTATGGGGCACCTGGTGGACATGGGATCCCCAGCTTACTACTACATTCATTCTCTGGATGCTTTACATCGTCTACCTGATATTACGCTCAGCGGCAGGAAACGATTTAAAGAAGGCGAGGTACGCCGCCGTATTTGGAATAATCGCTTTTCTTGACCTCCCTCTGGTTTATGCCTCGGCCAGACTGATGCGCGGCATTTCACCGGTAGTCTTTGGCGGGAGAGGAGGGGGCATAGCCCCGGAAATGATGGTGGCCCTTTTGATCACCCTTTTTGCGTTTACTCTTTTGTTCATCTTTATTCTTATAGAGAGAATTAATTTGGAGAAAATGAAAGATGATATCGCCAGGATCAAGCTCGAGGAGGCTGCGTAG
- a CDS encoding cytochrome c maturation protein CcmE — MLRGRIKFIIAIAVIVVTLSYLVYGGVKEAKVYYLTVGELKEGVPSVYKDKVRVSGTVVPGSIKKDLDGSLEFKITDGEKTLDVHYKGIIPDIFKDEVEAVVEGVYTPENVFQASVLLAKCPTKYESLDRLEKGENI; from the coding sequence ATGCTTAGAGGAAGGATCAAATTTATCATAGCGATAGCGGTTATCGTCGTTACGCTGTCCTATCTGGTATACGGCGGGGTGAAGGAGGCCAAGGTTTATTACCTCACGGTAGGGGAGCTAAAGGAGGGGGTTCCTTCCGTGTACAAGGATAAAGTAAGGGTTTCGGGAACGGTAGTTCCAGGCTCGATAAAGAAGGACTTGGATGGTAGCCTCGAATTTAAGATCACCGATGGAGAAAAGACATTAGATGTTCATTATAAGGGAATAATCCCGGATATATTCAAGGATGAGGTAGAGGCGGTGGTGGAGGGGGTATACACGCCGGAGAATGTGTTTCAGGCGAGCGTGCTCCTGGCCAAGTGCCCAACCAAATACGAATCGCTTGACCGGTTAGAGAAGGGAGAGAACATCTAA